The following DNA comes from Armatimonadota bacterium.
CCCGTAGGTCCTCCATCTCCCGGAGCAGCACCTCCGGGTTCACCACGCAGCCGGGGCCGATGAGGTTGCGGCACCCGGGGTTGAAGATCCCGGAGGGAATGAGGTGCAACCGGAAGGTCCCCCACTCGTTCACGATGGTGTGCCCCGCGTTCGCGCCGCCGTTGAACCGGATCACCAGCTGCGCCCGCTGGGCCAGGAGATCGATCACCTTGCCCTTGCCCTCGTCCCCCCAGTGCAGTCCCACCACCGCGGTCACGGGCATGGCCTCGCCCCTCATGCTCCGGTATGGGTTCGGGCCCGGCGGCCAATGTCCCGGCGGAAATGCATTCCCTCGAAGTGCACCTCCTCCACGGCCCGGTACGCGGCCTCGCAGGCGGCTGATAGCGTGTCGCCGAGTCCCACAATGCTGAGCACGCGCCCGCCCGCGGTATACAGGGCCCCGTCACGCTCCTCCGTGCCCGCGTGGAACACCAGAACTCCCGGCCGTCCTTCCAGCCGCGCAAGGCCAGAGATCCTTCGGCCTCGAACAGGCTGCTCGGGGTACCCCTCGCTCGCGAGCACCACGCAGCAGCTCGATCCCTCCGTCCACCTCACCGGCACCTCTTCGAGCCTTCCCGCACACGCGGCGAGAAAAACCTCTGCTAGGTCCGTGGCGAGAAGCGGGAGCAGAGCCTGGGCCTCCGGATCCCCGAACCGGGCGTTGAACTCCAGGACCTTCGGGCCCTGCTGGGTGAGCATGAGACCCGCGTAGAGCACCCCGCAGAAGGGCGTCCCCTCCGCGCACAGGGCCCGGGCCGTGGGCTCCAGAATCTCCCGCACCACCCGCTCCTCGAGGTCCGTAGGGAGCCGGAGCGGAGCCACCGCCCCCATCCCACCCGTGTTGGGACCCTGGTCTCCATCCAGCAGTCGCTTGTGGTCCTGAGCAAGGGGGAGGGGGACCACGCACTCACCGCTCACGAACGCCAGCGCGGAAGCCTCTTCACCCTCGAGGTACTCCTCGATCACCACCCGCCTCCCAGCCTCCCCTAACCGACCCTCCACCATGAGGGCCTGGATCGCCGCCTCCGCCTCCCGGGAATCCCGACACACGATGGACCCCTTGCCGGCCGCGAGGCCGTCTGCCTTCACCACGCAGGGTCCGCTCTGCAACCGGACCCACCGCACCGCCTCCTCCGGGTCCTCGAAGACCCGGTAGGCGGGCTGCGGGATCCCGTAGCGTCCGAGGAGATCTTTGGCAAAGATCTTCGACGACTCGATGCGGGCCGCCCCCTGGGTAGGACCGAAGACCGCAAAGCCTCGGGCCCTGAGGACGTCCGCGAGGCCCAGGGCGAGAGGCTCCTCAGGACCCACCACCACGAGGTCCGGCCTTCGCTCCTCCACCAGGCGTACGAGGCCCGGGAGGTCCGTGGCCCGCACGGGGAAACACAGACCCAAGCGCGCCATGCCGGGATTCCCCGGCGCACACAGAACCTCGCGGACAAGCCGGCTTCGGCGAAGGGCCCAAGCGAGCGCGTGTTCACGCGCCCCGGAGCCCACAAGGAGGACCCGCACCCTCTACATCCCTCAACCG
Coding sequences within:
- the purD gene encoding phosphoribosylamine--glycine ligase; protein product: MRVLLVGSGAREHALAWALRRSRLVREVLCAPGNPGMARLGLCFPVRATDLPGLVRLVEERRPDLVVVGPEEPLALGLADVLRARGFAVFGPTQGAARIESSKIFAKDLLGRYGIPQPAYRVFEDPEEAVRWVRLQSGPCVVKADGLAAGKGSIVCRDSREAEAAIQALMVEGRLGEAGRRVVIEEYLEGEEASALAFVSGECVVPLPLAQDHKRLLDGDQGPNTGGMGAVAPLRLPTDLEERVVREILEPTARALCAEGTPFCGVLYAGLMLTQQGPKVLEFNARFGDPEAQALLPLLATDLAEVFLAACAGRLEEVPVRWTEGSSCCVVLASEGYPEQPVRGRRISGLARLEGRPGVLVFHAGTEERDGALYTAGGRVLSIVGLGDTLSAACEAAYRAVEEVHFEGMHFRRDIGRRARTHTGA